In Cicer arietinum cultivar CDC Frontier isolate Library 1 chromosome 7, Cicar.CDCFrontier_v2.0, whole genome shotgun sequence, a single window of DNA contains:
- the LOC140918633 gene encoding uncharacterized protein: MWFEKTIYATDNITGLSRGLENRSRITPTIWQSDDYRQNLPNVTNLLATVLIFLIVIYFQGFRVVLPVRSKNARGQQGSYPIKLFYTSNMPIILQSALVSNLYFISQLLHRKYSGNFIVNLLGKWKESEYGGGHSIPVGGIAYYITAPSSLADMAANPFHALFYLVFMLSACALFSKTWIEVSGSSARDVAKQLKEQQMVMPGHRESNLQKELNRYIPTAAAFGGICIGALTVLADFMGAIGSGTGILLAVTIIYQYFETFEKERASELGFFGF, from the exons ATGTGgtttgaaaaaacaatttatgccaccgacaatattactgggttgagtcgtgGACTAG aaaaccgttctagaattacacccacAATATGGCAGTCTGATGACTACCGGCAGAATCTTCCCAATGTCACAAATCTGCTGGCCACTGTCTTGATCTTCCTAATTGTGATATACTTCCAAGGTTTCCGCGTGGTTTTGCCTGTAAGGTCAAAGAATGCTCGTGGACAGCAGGGTTCATATCCAATCAAACTGTTTTACACCTCCAACATGCCCATTATTCTTCAGTCTGCCCTCGTTTCCAATCTCTACTTCATTTCCCAG CTGCTACACAGAAAGTACAGTGGAAACTTCATTGTGAATCTGTTGGGCAAATGGAAGGAATCTGAATATGGAGGTGGTCACTCTATTCCTGTTGGTGGCATTGCATACTATATAACTGCACCATCCAG CTTAGCTGATATGGCAGCCAATCCTTTCCATGCACTGTTCTATCTTGTGTTTATGTTGTCAGCCTGTGCCTTGTTCTCTAAAACTTGGATTGAAGTCTCTGGTTCATCTGCTAGAGATGTTGCCAAACAGTTGAAG GAACAACAAATGGTAATGCCTGGCCATCGGGAGTCGAACTTGCAGAAAGAGCTGAACCGATACATTCCCACTGCTGCAGCATTTGGAGGAATATGCATTGGTGCCCTGACAGTATTGGCAGATTTCATGGGGGCAATTGGTTCAGGGACTGGAATATTACTTGCAGTAACAATCATCTATCAGTACTTTGAGACGTTTGAGAAGGAGAGAGCCAGCGAGCTTGGTTTCTTTGGTTTCTAA
- the LOC101515504 gene encoding uncharacterized protein, with translation MGGGFRVLHLVRPFLSFLPEVQTADRKVPFREKVIYTVISLFIFLVCSQLPLYGIHSTTGADPFYWMRVILASNRGTVMELGITPIVTSGLVMQLLAGSKIIEVDNNVREDRALLNGAQKLLGILIAVGEAVAYVLSGMYGSVGQLGVGNAILIILQLFFAGIIVICLDELLQKGYGLGSGISLFIATNICENIIWKAFSPTTINSGRGAEFEGAVIALFHLLITRTDKVRALREAFYRQNLPNVTNLLATVLIFLIVIYFQGFRVVLPVRSKNARGQQGSYPIKLFYTSNMPIILQSALVSNLYFISQLLHRKYSGNFIVNLLGKWKESEYGGGHSIPVGGIAYYITAPSSLADMAANPFHALFYLVFMLSACALFSKTWIEVSGSSARDVAKQLKEQQMVMPGHRESNLQKELNRYIPTAAAFGGICIGALTVLADFMGAIGSGTGILLAVTIIYQYFETFEKERASELGFFGF, from the exons ATGGGAGGTGGTTTTAGAGTGCTTCACTTAGTTAGACCGTTTCTATCATTCCTTCCCGAAGTTCAGACTGCTGACAGGAAAGTGCCATTTAGAGAGAAGGTCATTTATACTGTGATCTCCCTGTTCATTTTTCTGGTTTGTAGTCAGCTTCCTCTGTATGGAATACACTCAACAACAGGCGCTGATCCATTCTATTGGATGCGTGTTATCCTAGCTTCAAACCGTGGAACTGTTATGGAGCTCGGAATCACCCCCATTGTGACTTCTGGACTGGTAATGCAACTTTTGGCTGGGTCAAAGATCATTGAAGTGGACAACAATGTACGGGAGGATCGTGCTCTCTT AAATGGTGCACAGAAGCTACTTGGCATTTTGATTGCTGTTGGAGAGGCTGTAGCCTATGTTCTTTCTGGGATGTATGGTAGTGTGGGCCAACTTGGAGTGGGAAATGCCATCCTCATCATCCTCCAGCTCTTTTTTGCGGGTATCATTGTCATATGTTTAGATGAGCTCCTTCAAAAAGGTTATGGTTTGGGATCTGGAATTTCTCTTTTCATTGCCACTAATATCTG TGAAAACATTATATGGAAGGCATTTAGTCCCACAACCATTAATAGTGGTCGGGGAGCTGAGTTTGAGGGTGCTGTTATTGCTCTATTCCATTTGTTGATAACTAGAACAGATAAGGTCCGTGCACTTCGAGAGGCATTTTACCGGCAGAATCTTCCCAATGTCACAAATCTGCTGGCCACTGTCTTGATCTTCCTAATTGTGATATACTTCCAAGGTTTCCGCGTGGTTTTGCCTGTAAGGTCAAAGAATGCTCGTGGACAGCAGGGTTCATATCCAATCAAACTGTTTTACACCTCCAACATGCCCATTATTCTTCAGTCTGCCCTCGTTTCCAATCTCTACTTCATTTCCCAG CTGCTACACAGAAAGTACAGTGGAAACTTCATTGTGAATCTGTTGGGCAAATGGAAGGAATCTGAATATGGAGGTGGTCACTCTATTCCTGTTGGTGGCATTGCATACTATATAACTGCACCATCCAG CTTAGCTGATATGGCAGCCAATCCTTTCCATGCACTGTTCTATCTTGTGTTTATGTTGTCAGCCTGTGCCTTGTTCTCTAAAACTTGGATTGAAGTCTCTGGTTCATCTGCTAGAGATGTTGCCAAACAGTTGAAG GAACAACAAATGGTAATGCCTGGCCATCGGGAGTCGAACTTGCAGAAAGAGCTGAACCGATACATTCCCACTGCTGCAGCATTTGGAGGAATATGCATTGGTGCCCTGACAGTATTGGCAGATTTCATGGGGGCAATTGGTTCAGGGACTGGAATATTACTTGCAGTAACAATCATCTATCAGTACTTTGAGACGTTTGAGAAGGAGAGAGCCAGCGAGCTTGGTTTCTTTGGTTTCTAA